CAGCGGAGGGGCAAATAATGTGTTGAGCATGACGGCGAAGCGACGCAGGGGGCGCAGTTGGCGTTGCAGGGCAGGAATCTGGTTGAAGCGGCGCGTGATTGCCAGCGCCGCAATTTGCCCCTCCATCAAGGCCATGTCCGCGCCGCCAACTCCGGCGGCTTCGCCGACCGCGTATATACCGGGCTGGCTGGTTTGCAGATATTTATCGCGTGCGGGAACCCAGCCACCGCGCGTTGTACTGTATTCGTGCTGGCATTCGGCCAGTTGCGCTAACTCGGTGTTGGGGATAAGCCCAAAGCCCAGGCAGAGCGTATCGGCGGCGATTTCTTTTTCGCTGCCGGGGACGGGTCTCCCACGGGGGTCTAGCTTCGCTGTGACTATATATTCGAGCTGGCCTTTGCCCGTTGCCTGGATGACCGTTTGCCCAAAGCGATAGGGAATTTTGTGTCGTTGGATTGTCCTGAGATAAGTGTTGCCTTCAAGCAGGCGGTTGAAATTACCCCAAAGCGCGTTGACATGCGGCAGCCATGCGCCAGGGTGTGTGG
This region of Chloroflexota bacterium genomic DNA includes:
- a CDS encoding FAD-dependent oxidoreductase, yielding THPGAWLPHVNALWGNFNRLLEGNTYLRTIQRHKIPYRFGQTVIQATGKGQLEYIVTAKLDPRGRPVPGSEKEIAADTLCLGFGLIPNTELAQLAECQHEYSTTRGGWVPARDKYLQTSQPGIYAVGEAAGVGGADMALMEGQIAALAITRRFNQIPALQRQLRPLRRFAVMLNTLFAPPLALNTLASDETIICRCQEVRAGEIRQAVRQGNHTLGGLKNSIHIGQGQCQGRTCGPLLTRLIASQTHEPPEAAGQFRPRPPLKPISLGALAQEQRP